In Primulina huaijiensis isolate GDHJ02 chromosome 6, ASM1229523v2, whole genome shotgun sequence, a single window of DNA contains:
- the LOC140978016 gene encoding uncharacterized protein isoform X1: MAAPNAGTSAAVESSFVSSDELSAKAVHKRYDGLLMVRTKAIKGKGAWYWAHLEPILVHNPDTGFPKAVKLRCSLCDAVFSASNPSRTASEHLKRGTCPNFASSPNPISSAPPSSSVSVASLPHAPNIPSSSQPSYNHRKRNSSGGSRGVGLGGGAGSGKSGGVLTTLSAHQIIVPPLAVVDPSRFTMDLAYPPTVPIGSTSAVIVSSSASPGGRGSGTGTGTGGGLYCHHQQQQLVLSGGKEDLGALAMLEDSVKRLKSPKASRAPTLSKEQVDSAIDLLVDWVYDCCGSVTFSSLEHPKFKAFLNHVGLPAVSRKELGGPRLDAKYEEAKAESEAKIRDAMFFQIASDGWKSKDCCSHSREENLVNLVNLAVNLPNGTSVFRRAVFTSGYPVSKYAEEVLWDTITEICGNNVQHCVGVVSDKFKAKALRTLENQHQWMVNLCCQYQGLNALIKDFGNGLPLFKNVTENCLKLANFVNNKSQIRRSFHKYQLQEFRQANLLRVPPRSYERSDFSLVFAMVEDILSSARALELVLLDESYKMVLMEDPIAREIEEIMRKPHFWNELEAVHSLVKLVKTMAQDIETEKPRIGQCLSLWQELRLKVKDWCSKFHILEGPVEKIIERRFKKNYHPGWAAAFILDPLYLIRDTSGKYLPPFKFLTTEQEKDVDKLITRLVSRDEAHIALMELMKWRTEGLDPVYAQAVQFKQKDLNTGKMKIANPQSSRLVWETHLTEFKSLGKVAVRLIFLHATSCGFKCSLPLLRWISTNSHSRVGMDRAQKLVFIYAHSKTEKLENSDDDDKETGGLFTLENGEDDVLNEVFVDTSSVSL; this comes from the exons ATGGCAGCACCGAACGCCGGCACCTCCGCCGCAGTGGAATCTTCTTTCGTCTCGTCTGACGAACTATCTGCGAAGGCGGTGCACAAGAGATACGACGGGCTGCTGATGGTACGGACGAAGGCGATCAAGGGCAAAGGTGCGTGGTACTGGGCACACCTTGAGCCGATTCTTGTGCATAATCCTGATACGGGGTTTCCAAAGGCCGTGAAGCTCAGGTGTTCATTATGCGACGCCGTGTTCTCCGCCTCTAACCCGTCGAGAACCGCCTCCGAGCACCTGAAAAGGGGCACATGCCCGAATTTCGCTTCGTCGCCGAACCCCATTTCTTCAGCGCCTCCGTCTTCTTCTGTTTCTGTTGCTAGCTTGCCGCATGCTCCTAATATTCCTTCGTCATCCCAGCCGTCGTACAACCATAGGAAGCGTAATTCTTCCGGAGGTAGTCGAGGCGTCGGTCTCGGCGGCGGAGCGGGTAGTGGGAAGTCTGGTGGTGTATTAACGACCTTGTCCGCGCACCAAATAATTGTTCCACCGTTGGCTGTTGTTGACCCATCAAGATTTACAATGGATTTAGCTTACCCACCTACTGTTCCAATTGGTAGTACCAGTGCTGTCATCGTCTCTTCTAGTGCAAGCCCCGGCGGCAGGGGCAGCGGCACAGGAACTGGCACCGGCGGCGGGTTGTACTGTCATCATCAGCAGCAGCAGTTGGTTTTGTCAGGTGGGAAAGAGGATTTGGGAGCTTTAGCTATGTTGGAAGACAGCGTGAAGCGGCTCAAGAGCCCTAAAGCATCGCGTGCACCGACTTTAAGCAAGGAACAGGTTGATTCCGCAATTGATCTTCTTGTTGATTGGGTTTATGATTGTTGCGGGTCAGTTACATTTTCAAGCCTCGAGCATCCAAAATTCAAGGCATTTCTGAATCACGTAGGATTGCCTGCAGTTTCAAGGAAAGAATTAGGTGGGCCTAGATTAGATGCTAAGTACGAGGAGGCTAAGGCCGAGTCTGAGGCCAAGATTCGCGATGCCATGTTCTTTCAGATTGCATCTGATGGCTGGAAGTCAAAGGATTGTTGTAGTCACTCAAGGGAGGAGAATTTGGTGAATTTAGTAAATTTGGCTGTGAATCTTCCTAATGGAACTAGTGTGTTTAGGAGGGCAGTTTTTACGAGTGGTTACCCGGTGTCGAAATATGCAGAGGAGGTTTTGTGGGATACTATTACTGAAATCTGTGGGAACAACGTACAGCATTGTGTAGGTGTAGTTTCAGACAAGTTTAAAGCTAAGGCGTTGAGGACTTTAGAGAATCAGCATCAATGGATGGTGAATCTTTGCTGTCAATATCAAGGTTTGAATGCACTGATTAAGGATTTTGGTAACGGGCTTCCTTTATTTAAGAATGTGACAGAAAATTGCTTGAAACTGGCAAATTTTGTTAACAACAAGTCTCAGATTCGTCGTAGTTTTCACAAATATCAGCTGCAGGAATTCAGGCAAGCCAATTTGTTGAGAGTACCACCGCGAAGTTATGAAAGATCAGATTTTAGTCTTGTATTTGCAATGGTAGAGGACATATTGAGCTCGGCTCGGGCTCTTGAGTTGGTGTTGTTGGATGAATCATACAAGATGGTTTTAATGGAGGACCCAATTGCCAGAGAGATTGAAGAAATTATGAGGAAACCACATTTCTGGAATGAATTAGAAGCTGTGCATTCTCTAGTGAAATTAGTGAAGACCATGGCTCAAGATATCGAGACCGAAAAGCCTCGGATTGGACAATGCCTCTCCCTCTGGCAAGAGCTAAGATTAAAAGTGAAGGATTGGTGCTCTAAATTTCACATTCTTGAAGGGCCTGTCGAAAAAATAATAGAGAGAaggttcaaaaaaaattatcatcctGGCTGGGCTGCTGCCTTCATTCTTGATCCACTTTATCTGATTAGGGACACTAGTGGAAAATATTTACCACCCTTTAAATTCTTGACAACTGAACAAGAAAAGGATGTCGATAAACTCATAACACGTCTTGTATCGAGGGATGAAGCTCACATTGCACTGATGGAGCTTATGAAGTGGAGAACAGAAGGACTCGATCCTGTTTATGCTCAAGCAGTGCAATTTAAACAAAAGGATCTCAATACTGGTAAGATGAAGATTGCCAACCCCCAAAGCAGCAGGCTTGTGTGGGAAACGCACTTAACTGAGTTCAAGTCATTAGGAAAAGTAGCAGTTCGGTTAATTTTCCTTCACGCGACTTCGTGCGGTTTTAAATGCAGCTTGCCTTTATTGAGGTGGATTAGTACGAATTCCCATTCAAGAGTTGGAATGGACAGGGCTCAAAAGCTAGTTTTTATTTATGCTCATTCGAAGACGGAGAAACTGGAAAATTCGGATGACGATGATAAGGAAACTGGCGGCCTTTTTACCTTGGAAAATGGTGAGGATGATGTGCTCAATGAAGTTTTTGTTGATACATCCTCTGT AAGCCTATGA
- the LOC140978016 gene encoding uncharacterized protein isoform X5, whose translation MAAPNAGTSAAVESSFVSSDELSAKAVHKRYDGLLMVRTKAIKGKGAWYWAHLEPILVHNPDTGFPKAVKLRCSLCDAVFSASNPSRTASEHLKRGTCPNFASSPNPISSAPPSSSVSVASLPHAPNIPSSSQPSYNHRKRNSSGGSRGVGLGGGAGSGKSGGVLTTLSAHQIIVPPLAVVDPSRFTMDLAYPPTVPIGSTSAVIVSSRTGTGGGLYCHHQQQQLVLSGGKEDLGALAMLEDSVKRLKSPKASRAPTLSKEQVDSAIDLLVDWVYDCCGSVTFSSLEHPKFKAFLNHVGLPAVSRKELGGPRLDAKYEEAKAESEAKIRDAMFFQIASDGWKSKDCCSHSREENLVNLVNLAVNLPNGTSVFRRAVFTSGYPVSKYAEEVLWDTITEICGNNVQHCVGVVSDKFKAKALRTLENQHQWMVNLCCQYQGLNALIKDFGNGLPLFKNVTENCLKLANFVNNKSQIRRSFHKYQLQEFRQANLLRVPPRSYERSDFSLVFAMVEDILSSARALELVLLDESYKMVLMEDPIAREIEEIMRKPHFWNELEAVHSLVKLVKTMAQDIETEKPRIGQCLSLWQELRLKVKDWCSKFHILEGPVEKIIERRFKKNYHPGWAAAFILDPLYLIRDTSGKYLPPFKFLTTEQEKDVDKLITRLVSRDEAHIALMELMKWRTEGLDPVYAQAVQFKQKDLNTGKMKIANPQSSRLVWETHLTEFKSLGKVAVRLIFLHATSCGFKCSLPLLRWISTNSHSRVGMDRAQKLVFIYAHSKTEKLENSDDDDKETGGLFTLENGEDDVLNEVFVDTSSVSL comes from the exons ATGGCAGCACCGAACGCCGGCACCTCCGCCGCAGTGGAATCTTCTTTCGTCTCGTCTGACGAACTATCTGCGAAGGCGGTGCACAAGAGATACGACGGGCTGCTGATGGTACGGACGAAGGCGATCAAGGGCAAAGGTGCGTGGTACTGGGCACACCTTGAGCCGATTCTTGTGCATAATCCTGATACGGGGTTTCCAAAGGCCGTGAAGCTCAGGTGTTCATTATGCGACGCCGTGTTCTCCGCCTCTAACCCGTCGAGAACCGCCTCCGAGCACCTGAAAAGGGGCACATGCCCGAATTTCGCTTCGTCGCCGAACCCCATTTCTTCAGCGCCTCCGTCTTCTTCTGTTTCTGTTGCTAGCTTGCCGCATGCTCCTAATATTCCTTCGTCATCCCAGCCGTCGTACAACCATAGGAAGCGTAATTCTTCCGGAGGTAGTCGAGGCGTCGGTCTCGGCGGCGGAGCGGGTAGTGGGAAGTCTGGTGGTGTATTAACGACCTTGTCCGCGCACCAAATAATTGTTCCACCGTTGGCTGTTGTTGACCCATCAAGATTTACAATGGATTTAGCTTACCCACCTACTGTTCCAATTGGTAGTACCAGTGCTGTCATCGTCTCTTCTA GAACTGGCACCGGCGGCGGGTTGTACTGTCATCATCAGCAGCAGCAGTTGGTTTTGTCAGGTGGGAAAGAGGATTTGGGAGCTTTAGCTATGTTGGAAGACAGCGTGAAGCGGCTCAAGAGCCCTAAAGCATCGCGTGCACCGACTTTAAGCAAGGAACAGGTTGATTCCGCAATTGATCTTCTTGTTGATTGGGTTTATGATTGTTGCGGGTCAGTTACATTTTCAAGCCTCGAGCATCCAAAATTCAAGGCATTTCTGAATCACGTAGGATTGCCTGCAGTTTCAAGGAAAGAATTAGGTGGGCCTAGATTAGATGCTAAGTACGAGGAGGCTAAGGCCGAGTCTGAGGCCAAGATTCGCGATGCCATGTTCTTTCAGATTGCATCTGATGGCTGGAAGTCAAAGGATTGTTGTAGTCACTCAAGGGAGGAGAATTTGGTGAATTTAGTAAATTTGGCTGTGAATCTTCCTAATGGAACTAGTGTGTTTAGGAGGGCAGTTTTTACGAGTGGTTACCCGGTGTCGAAATATGCAGAGGAGGTTTTGTGGGATACTATTACTGAAATCTGTGGGAACAACGTACAGCATTGTGTAGGTGTAGTTTCAGACAAGTTTAAAGCTAAGGCGTTGAGGACTTTAGAGAATCAGCATCAATGGATGGTGAATCTTTGCTGTCAATATCAAGGTTTGAATGCACTGATTAAGGATTTTGGTAACGGGCTTCCTTTATTTAAGAATGTGACAGAAAATTGCTTGAAACTGGCAAATTTTGTTAACAACAAGTCTCAGATTCGTCGTAGTTTTCACAAATATCAGCTGCAGGAATTCAGGCAAGCCAATTTGTTGAGAGTACCACCGCGAAGTTATGAAAGATCAGATTTTAGTCTTGTATTTGCAATGGTAGAGGACATATTGAGCTCGGCTCGGGCTCTTGAGTTGGTGTTGTTGGATGAATCATACAAGATGGTTTTAATGGAGGACCCAATTGCCAGAGAGATTGAAGAAATTATGAGGAAACCACATTTCTGGAATGAATTAGAAGCTGTGCATTCTCTAGTGAAATTAGTGAAGACCATGGCTCAAGATATCGAGACCGAAAAGCCTCGGATTGGACAATGCCTCTCCCTCTGGCAAGAGCTAAGATTAAAAGTGAAGGATTGGTGCTCTAAATTTCACATTCTTGAAGGGCCTGTCGAAAAAATAATAGAGAGAaggttcaaaaaaaattatcatcctGGCTGGGCTGCTGCCTTCATTCTTGATCCACTTTATCTGATTAGGGACACTAGTGGAAAATATTTACCACCCTTTAAATTCTTGACAACTGAACAAGAAAAGGATGTCGATAAACTCATAACACGTCTTGTATCGAGGGATGAAGCTCACATTGCACTGATGGAGCTTATGAAGTGGAGAACAGAAGGACTCGATCCTGTTTATGCTCAAGCAGTGCAATTTAAACAAAAGGATCTCAATACTGGTAAGATGAAGATTGCCAACCCCCAAAGCAGCAGGCTTGTGTGGGAAACGCACTTAACTGAGTTCAAGTCATTAGGAAAAGTAGCAGTTCGGTTAATTTTCCTTCACGCGACTTCGTGCGGTTTTAAATGCAGCTTGCCTTTATTGAGGTGGATTAGTACGAATTCCCATTCAAGAGTTGGAATGGACAGGGCTCAAAAGCTAGTTTTTATTTATGCTCATTCGAAGACGGAGAAACTGGAAAATTCGGATGACGATGATAAGGAAACTGGCGGCCTTTTTACCTTGGAAAATGGTGAGGATGATGTGCTCAATGAAGTTTTTGTTGATACATCCTCTGT AAGCCTATGA
- the LOC140978016 gene encoding uncharacterized protein isoform X2: MAAPNAGTSAAVESSFVSSDELSAKAVHKRYDGLLMVRTKAIKGKGAWYWAHLEPILVHNPDTGFPKAVKLRCSLCDAVFSASNPSRTASEHLKRGTCPNFASSPNPISSAPPSSSVSVASLPHAPNIPSSSQPSYNHRKRNSSGGSRGVGLGGGAGSGKSGGVLTTLSAHQIIVPPLAVVDPSRFTMDLAYPPTVPIGSTSAVIVSSSASPGGRGSGTGTGTGGGLYCHHQQQQLVLSGGKEDLGALAMLEDSVKRLKSPKASRAPTLSKEQVDSAIDLLVDWVYDCCGSVTFSSLEHPKFKAFLNHVGLPAVSRKELGGPRLDAKYEEAKAESEAKIRDAMFFQIASDGWKSKDCCSHSREENLVNLVNLAVNLPNGTSVFRRAVFTSGYPVSKYAEEVLWDTITEICGNNVQHCVGVVSDKFKAKALRTLENQHQWMVNLCCQYQGLNALIKDFGNGLPLFKNVTENCLKLANFVNNKSQIRRSFHKYQLQEFRQANLLRVPPRSYERSDFSLVFAMVEDILSSARALELVLLDESYKMVLMEDPIAREIEEIMRKPHFWNELEAVHSLVKLVKTMAQDIETEKPRIGQCLSLWQELRLKVKDWCSKFHILEGPVEKIIERRFKKNYHPGWAAAFILDPLYLIRDTSGKYLPPFKFLTTEQEKDVDKLITRLVSRDEAHIALMELMKWRTEGLDPVYAQAVQFKQKDLNTGKMKIANPQSSRLVWETHLTEFKSLGKVAVRLIFLHATSCGFKCSLPLLRWISTNSHSRVGMDRAQKLVFIYAHSKTEKLENSDDDDKETGGLFTLENGEDDVLNEVFVDTSSVL; encoded by the exons ATGGCAGCACCGAACGCCGGCACCTCCGCCGCAGTGGAATCTTCTTTCGTCTCGTCTGACGAACTATCTGCGAAGGCGGTGCACAAGAGATACGACGGGCTGCTGATGGTACGGACGAAGGCGATCAAGGGCAAAGGTGCGTGGTACTGGGCACACCTTGAGCCGATTCTTGTGCATAATCCTGATACGGGGTTTCCAAAGGCCGTGAAGCTCAGGTGTTCATTATGCGACGCCGTGTTCTCCGCCTCTAACCCGTCGAGAACCGCCTCCGAGCACCTGAAAAGGGGCACATGCCCGAATTTCGCTTCGTCGCCGAACCCCATTTCTTCAGCGCCTCCGTCTTCTTCTGTTTCTGTTGCTAGCTTGCCGCATGCTCCTAATATTCCTTCGTCATCCCAGCCGTCGTACAACCATAGGAAGCGTAATTCTTCCGGAGGTAGTCGAGGCGTCGGTCTCGGCGGCGGAGCGGGTAGTGGGAAGTCTGGTGGTGTATTAACGACCTTGTCCGCGCACCAAATAATTGTTCCACCGTTGGCTGTTGTTGACCCATCAAGATTTACAATGGATTTAGCTTACCCACCTACTGTTCCAATTGGTAGTACCAGTGCTGTCATCGTCTCTTCTAGTGCAAGCCCCGGCGGCAGGGGCAGCGGCACAGGAACTGGCACCGGCGGCGGGTTGTACTGTCATCATCAGCAGCAGCAGTTGGTTTTGTCAGGTGGGAAAGAGGATTTGGGAGCTTTAGCTATGTTGGAAGACAGCGTGAAGCGGCTCAAGAGCCCTAAAGCATCGCGTGCACCGACTTTAAGCAAGGAACAGGTTGATTCCGCAATTGATCTTCTTGTTGATTGGGTTTATGATTGTTGCGGGTCAGTTACATTTTCAAGCCTCGAGCATCCAAAATTCAAGGCATTTCTGAATCACGTAGGATTGCCTGCAGTTTCAAGGAAAGAATTAGGTGGGCCTAGATTAGATGCTAAGTACGAGGAGGCTAAGGCCGAGTCTGAGGCCAAGATTCGCGATGCCATGTTCTTTCAGATTGCATCTGATGGCTGGAAGTCAAAGGATTGTTGTAGTCACTCAAGGGAGGAGAATTTGGTGAATTTAGTAAATTTGGCTGTGAATCTTCCTAATGGAACTAGTGTGTTTAGGAGGGCAGTTTTTACGAGTGGTTACCCGGTGTCGAAATATGCAGAGGAGGTTTTGTGGGATACTATTACTGAAATCTGTGGGAACAACGTACAGCATTGTGTAGGTGTAGTTTCAGACAAGTTTAAAGCTAAGGCGTTGAGGACTTTAGAGAATCAGCATCAATGGATGGTGAATCTTTGCTGTCAATATCAAGGTTTGAATGCACTGATTAAGGATTTTGGTAACGGGCTTCCTTTATTTAAGAATGTGACAGAAAATTGCTTGAAACTGGCAAATTTTGTTAACAACAAGTCTCAGATTCGTCGTAGTTTTCACAAATATCAGCTGCAGGAATTCAGGCAAGCCAATTTGTTGAGAGTACCACCGCGAAGTTATGAAAGATCAGATTTTAGTCTTGTATTTGCAATGGTAGAGGACATATTGAGCTCGGCTCGGGCTCTTGAGTTGGTGTTGTTGGATGAATCATACAAGATGGTTTTAATGGAGGACCCAATTGCCAGAGAGATTGAAGAAATTATGAGGAAACCACATTTCTGGAATGAATTAGAAGCTGTGCATTCTCTAGTGAAATTAGTGAAGACCATGGCTCAAGATATCGAGACCGAAAAGCCTCGGATTGGACAATGCCTCTCCCTCTGGCAAGAGCTAAGATTAAAAGTGAAGGATTGGTGCTCTAAATTTCACATTCTTGAAGGGCCTGTCGAAAAAATAATAGAGAGAaggttcaaaaaaaattatcatcctGGCTGGGCTGCTGCCTTCATTCTTGATCCACTTTATCTGATTAGGGACACTAGTGGAAAATATTTACCACCCTTTAAATTCTTGACAACTGAACAAGAAAAGGATGTCGATAAACTCATAACACGTCTTGTATCGAGGGATGAAGCTCACATTGCACTGATGGAGCTTATGAAGTGGAGAACAGAAGGACTCGATCCTGTTTATGCTCAAGCAGTGCAATTTAAACAAAAGGATCTCAATACTGGTAAGATGAAGATTGCCAACCCCCAAAGCAGCAGGCTTGTGTGGGAAACGCACTTAACTGAGTTCAAGTCATTAGGAAAAGTAGCAGTTCGGTTAATTTTCCTTCACGCGACTTCGTGCGGTTTTAAATGCAGCTTGCCTTTATTGAGGTGGATTAGTACGAATTCCCATTCAAGAGTTGGAATGGACAGGGCTCAAAAGCTAGTTTTTATTTATGCTCATTCGAAGACGGAGAAACTGGAAAATTCGGATGACGATGATAAGGAAACTGGCGGCCTTTTTACCTTGGAAAATGGTGAGGATGATGTGCTCAATGAAGTTTTTGTTGATACATCCTCTGT CCTATGA
- the LOC140978016 gene encoding uncharacterized protein isoform X4 — protein sequence MAAPNAGTSAAVESSFVSSDELSAKAVHKRYDGLLMVRTKAIKGKGAWYWAHLEPILVHNPDTGFPKAVKLRCSLCDAVFSASNPSRTASEHLKRGTCPNFASSPNPISSAPPSSSVSVASLPHAPNIPSSSQPSYNHRKRNSSGGSRGVGLGGGAGSGKSGGVLTTLSAHQIIVPPLAVVDPSRFTMDLAYPPTVPIGSTSAVIVSSSASPGGRGSGTGTGTGGGLYCHHQQQQLVLSGGKEDLGALAMLEDSVKRLKSPKASRAPTLSKEQVDSAIDLLVDWVYDCCGSVTFSSLEHPKFKAFLNHVGLPAVSRKELGGPRLDAKYEEAKAESEAKIRDAMFFQIASDGWKSKDCCSHSREENLVNLVNLAVNLPNGTSVFRRAVFTSGYPVSKYAEEVLWDTITEICGNNVQHCVGVVSDKFKAKALRTLENQHQWMVNLCCQYQGLNALIKDFGNGLPLFKNVTENCLKLANFVNNKSQIRRSFHKYQLQEFRQANLLRVPPRSYERSDFSLVFAMVEDILSSARALELVLLDESYKMVLMEDPIAREIEEIMRKPHFWNELEAVHSLVKLVKTMAQDIETEKPRIGQCLSLWQELRLKVKDWCSKFHILEGPVEKIIERRFKKNYHPGWAAAFILDPLYLIRDTSGKYLPPFKFLTTEQEKDVDKLITRLVSRDEAHIALMELMKWRTEGLDPVYAQAVQFKQKDLNTGKMKIANPQSSRLVWETHLTEFKSLGKVAVRLIFLHATSCGFKCSLPLLRWISTNSHSRVGMDRAQKLVFIYAHSKTEKLENSDDDDKETGGLFTLENEAYDTGIVKMARPP from the exons ATGGCAGCACCGAACGCCGGCACCTCCGCCGCAGTGGAATCTTCTTTCGTCTCGTCTGACGAACTATCTGCGAAGGCGGTGCACAAGAGATACGACGGGCTGCTGATGGTACGGACGAAGGCGATCAAGGGCAAAGGTGCGTGGTACTGGGCACACCTTGAGCCGATTCTTGTGCATAATCCTGATACGGGGTTTCCAAAGGCCGTGAAGCTCAGGTGTTCATTATGCGACGCCGTGTTCTCCGCCTCTAACCCGTCGAGAACCGCCTCCGAGCACCTGAAAAGGGGCACATGCCCGAATTTCGCTTCGTCGCCGAACCCCATTTCTTCAGCGCCTCCGTCTTCTTCTGTTTCTGTTGCTAGCTTGCCGCATGCTCCTAATATTCCTTCGTCATCCCAGCCGTCGTACAACCATAGGAAGCGTAATTCTTCCGGAGGTAGTCGAGGCGTCGGTCTCGGCGGCGGAGCGGGTAGTGGGAAGTCTGGTGGTGTATTAACGACCTTGTCCGCGCACCAAATAATTGTTCCACCGTTGGCTGTTGTTGACCCATCAAGATTTACAATGGATTTAGCTTACCCACCTACTGTTCCAATTGGTAGTACCAGTGCTGTCATCGTCTCTTCTAGTGCAAGCCCCGGCGGCAGGGGCAGCGGCACAGGAACTGGCACCGGCGGCGGGTTGTACTGTCATCATCAGCAGCAGCAGTTGGTTTTGTCAGGTGGGAAAGAGGATTTGGGAGCTTTAGCTATGTTGGAAGACAGCGTGAAGCGGCTCAAGAGCCCTAAAGCATCGCGTGCACCGACTTTAAGCAAGGAACAGGTTGATTCCGCAATTGATCTTCTTGTTGATTGGGTTTATGATTGTTGCGGGTCAGTTACATTTTCAAGCCTCGAGCATCCAAAATTCAAGGCATTTCTGAATCACGTAGGATTGCCTGCAGTTTCAAGGAAAGAATTAGGTGGGCCTAGATTAGATGCTAAGTACGAGGAGGCTAAGGCCGAGTCTGAGGCCAAGATTCGCGATGCCATGTTCTTTCAGATTGCATCTGATGGCTGGAAGTCAAAGGATTGTTGTAGTCACTCAAGGGAGGAGAATTTGGTGAATTTAGTAAATTTGGCTGTGAATCTTCCTAATGGAACTAGTGTGTTTAGGAGGGCAGTTTTTACGAGTGGTTACCCGGTGTCGAAATATGCAGAGGAGGTTTTGTGGGATACTATTACTGAAATCTGTGGGAACAACGTACAGCATTGTGTAGGTGTAGTTTCAGACAAGTTTAAAGCTAAGGCGTTGAGGACTTTAGAGAATCAGCATCAATGGATGGTGAATCTTTGCTGTCAATATCAAGGTTTGAATGCACTGATTAAGGATTTTGGTAACGGGCTTCCTTTATTTAAGAATGTGACAGAAAATTGCTTGAAACTGGCAAATTTTGTTAACAACAAGTCTCAGATTCGTCGTAGTTTTCACAAATATCAGCTGCAGGAATTCAGGCAAGCCAATTTGTTGAGAGTACCACCGCGAAGTTATGAAAGATCAGATTTTAGTCTTGTATTTGCAATGGTAGAGGACATATTGAGCTCGGCTCGGGCTCTTGAGTTGGTGTTGTTGGATGAATCATACAAGATGGTTTTAATGGAGGACCCAATTGCCAGAGAGATTGAAGAAATTATGAGGAAACCACATTTCTGGAATGAATTAGAAGCTGTGCATTCTCTAGTGAAATTAGTGAAGACCATGGCTCAAGATATCGAGACCGAAAAGCCTCGGATTGGACAATGCCTCTCCCTCTGGCAAGAGCTAAGATTAAAAGTGAAGGATTGGTGCTCTAAATTTCACATTCTTGAAGGGCCTGTCGAAAAAATAATAGAGAGAaggttcaaaaaaaattatcatcctGGCTGGGCTGCTGCCTTCATTCTTGATCCACTTTATCTGATTAGGGACACTAGTGGAAAATATTTACCACCCTTTAAATTCTTGACAACTGAACAAGAAAAGGATGTCGATAAACTCATAACACGTCTTGTATCGAGGGATGAAGCTCACATTGCACTGATGGAGCTTATGAAGTGGAGAACAGAAGGACTCGATCCTGTTTATGCTCAAGCAGTGCAATTTAAACAAAAGGATCTCAATACTGGTAAGATGAAGATTGCCAACCCCCAAAGCAGCAGGCTTGTGTGGGAAACGCACTTAACTGAGTTCAAGTCATTAGGAAAAGTAGCAGTTCGGTTAATTTTCCTTCACGCGACTTCGTGCGGTTTTAAATGCAGCTTGCCTTTATTGAGGTGGATTAGTACGAATTCCCATTCAAGAGTTGGAATGGACAGGGCTCAAAAGCTAGTTTTTATTTATGCTCATTCGAAGACGGAGAAACTGGAAAATTCGGATGACGATGATAAGGAAACTGGCGGCCTTTTTACCTTGGAAAATG AAGCCTATGACACGGGCATTGTTAAAATGGCAAGACCTCCATGA